Sequence from the Leptospira dzoumogneensis genome:
CGGAAAGGCACTCGTTCCTAACTATAATTTCGAATTGGCGAACACTATCCTGTCCATCGATTGCGATTTTATGGGTGGATGGTTGTCTCCTGAAGAACACCAAAAGGATTTTGCGAAACGCAGAAACCTAAGAGATGGAGCAAAAGATCTTAACTACTTCATCGCTGCCGAATCCATTCCTACTATGTCCGGATCTAACGCGGATCTTAGACTTCCGATTCGCCCTGGCGACCAGTCCAAACTGGCTCTTGCAATCGCTGCAGGTTTAGGAGAATTAGGAGCGAACGCCAAAGATGTTACCGGAGCTTCTACCGTAGAAAGTCTGGCTAACGATCTTGGAGTTAGCGCAGAAGGTATCCGCAAAACGGCAAAATCTCTTTGGTCAAACAAAGGCAGATCTCTTGTGGTTGCGGGCGGTCTGGCTGCTTCTACCAAAGAAGCTGTGGATCTTCAGATCCTTGTGAACTTCTTAAACTCTACCTTAGACAATGACGGTAAGACTGTTGATTACGCTTCTCCTAAAAAAGAAGGTTTAGCGGATTATTCAGGTAACTTAAACAAACTTACTGAAGCATTAAAACAAACTAAAGTAGGAGTTCTATTCCTCTATGACACTAACTTGGTTTACCAAGCCGGTGATTCTTGGAAGGACCTTCTTCATAGAGCTGCTTTAACTGTAAGTCTTACGGATAGAGCGGATGAGACCGCACTTGCTTCCAACTATCTGGCTTCCACTACTCATTTCTTAGAGTCTTGGGGAGATTCAGAAGGAACTAAGGGAATATTCTCTATCCAACAACCTGCGATCCGTCCTCTATTCAACACTCGTTCTTTCGAGGACAGCTTGATCGCTTTCGCAGGCGGATCTCTCGCCAACGAAAAATCATTTTACGAATACGTAAAGAACTCTTGGACCAAAAAGCTCGGTTCCAAACTAAAATGGGAAGATCTTCTCAGAGTTGGAACTACTGTAAGAGCTAAGGACCGCAGAAAAACTGCAAGTGCTACTCGAGGCTTCAATAAAGCTGCCCTGAAAAAGCCTGCAGGTTATCCGGCTGGGATTCGTTTGGCTCTTTATGAGACAAGCTCCATCGGAGACGGTAGAGCGGCGAATAACTCTCTATTACAAGAGCTTCCGGATCCTGTTACCAAGGTTACTTGGGACAATTATGTAATCCTTTCACCAGGACTTGCAAAAGAAAAAGGGATCCAATCCAATGATGTGGTTTCCGTAAAAACTACCAAAGGTTCTATCGAACTTCCTGCTCAGGTCCAACCTGGAATGCATAAGGATACGATCGGGATCGCGGTTGGTTACGGTAGAACTGCAGCCGGTAAAGTAGGTAACGAAGTAGGTAAGAACGCATACGTTCTGGCAGAAGATGGAGTATTCTCCGGAATTTCTGTGACTTCTCTCGAGAAGACTGGTAAAACCTATAAGCTTGCTTGCACCCAGCACCACCACGTTTTATCTCCAGGTTTCGGATACGAAGATCGTCCTCTGGTTCAATCTACTTCTTTGGAAGAATGGAAAAAGAATCCTTCTTCCGGAGTGAAAGAATCCGAAATTCCTAAAATCAAAAAAGACGGTAAGATGGTCTACGCAGTCGGAGCAAATCCGGTGCATGAATACCCTGGTTATAAATGGGGTATGGCTATCGATTTGACCGCTTGCACCGGTTGCGGTTCTTGCGTCATCGCTTGCCAAGTAGAGAACAATATTCCGGTAGTAGGAAGAGACGAAGTTAGAGTGGGTCGCGAGATGCATTGGCTTCGTATCGACCGTTACTATATCGGTGATCCTGAAAAACCGGAAGATCTACAGATCGCTCACCAGCCTATGCTTTGCCAACAGTGTGATAACGCTCCATGTGAGACTGTTTGTCCGGTTATGGCAACTGTTCATAGTTCTGAAGGGATCAACGACATGGTTTATAACCGTTGCGTTGGAACTCGTTACTGCTCTAACAACTGTCCTTACAAAGTTCGTCGTTATAACTGGGCTCAACACTGGTATAACGATACCGGAGCCGAAAAAGGATCCAGAACTCCTAGATATCTCGGACTCAATCCGGATGTTACGGTTCGTGGAAGAGGGGTTATGGAAAAATGTAACTTCTGTTCTTCTCGTATCGCGGAGAAAAAGATCCAGGCTAAAAACGAAGGTCGTACTTTGAAAGACGGAGAACTGAAGACCGCCTGCCAACAAAGTTGCGCGGCTGATGCCATCAGTTTCGGAAACACGAACGATAAAACTTCTACGGTATCCAAACTCAGTGCGGATCCTAGATCTTTCAGAGTTCTAGAGTATTTAAATGTCGGTCCCGCGGTCGCTTATTTGACCAGGGTAAGAGCTTAATCCGGAGTAATTAAAGCGCTATGTCTATACCTAACGCAATCAAAGAAGCCCTGGATATCCAACCCTTAGTCACCGGCGGCAAGTCCGTCCGTGACGTTACCGAGGATATCCTCAAGCCGGTCGAAGCTTTCCCCACTTCTCTGTGGTGGAAGGCTTTCATTCTGGCTCTTACCATTACCGTAATCGATTTAGGTATCATCGGATACTTGGTATACGAAGGTCTTTATATCCTTGGGATCAACAATCCTGTTGGTTGGGGATTTTTCATCGTAAACTTCGTATTCTGGATCGGTATCGGTCACGCTGGAACTCTGATCTCCGCGGTTCTTTATCTGTTCCGCCAAGAGTGGAGAACCGGTATTAACCGTGCTGCAGAAGCGATGACCATCTTCGCGGTATTAACTGCTGCATCCACTTTGATCATCCACATCGGACGTCCTTGGATGGGATTCTGGTTATTTCCTTATCCGAACGAAAGAGGACCTCTTTGGGTGAACTTCAGATCTCCTCTGATCTGGGATACTTTCGCGGTTTCCACTTACTTGAGTATCTCTCTTGTTTTCTGGTATATCGGTTTGATCCCTGATATCGCAGCTGTGAGAGACAGGGCGACTACACCTCTTCGTAGAAAAGTTTACGATATTCTTTCCTTTGGATGGGTTGGATCCAACAAAGCATGGTCTCACTTAGAGACTGTTGCGATGATCCTCGCTGCATTGTCTACACCTCTGGTTCTTTCGGTGCATACGATCGTATCCTTCGACTTCGCGGTTTCCATCGTTCCTGGATGGCACACTACGATCTTCCCTCCTTACTTCGTTGCCGGTGCGATCTTCTCCGGATTTGCGATGGTGGTTACTCTGATGGTAATCGCAAGGGAAGTCTTCCAACTGAAAGATTATATCACCATGAAACACTTGGAAAACATGAACAAAGTGATCATGGTTACAGGTTTGATCGTTGGTCTTGCTTACTCCACTGAGTTCTTCATGGCTTGGTATTCAGGAAACGAATACGAAGGATTTACCTTCGTAAACAGAGCATTCGGTCCTTACGGATGGGCATACTTCATCATGTTCAGCTGTAACGTGTTTGCTCCTCAGGTATTCTGGTCTAAAAAACTTAGAAACAGCATCCCTGTGATGTTCATCGTTTCCATCATCGTAAACATAGGTATGTGGTTCGAACGTTTCGTGATCGTAATGACATTACACGCGGACTTCTTACCTTCCAGCTGGGATAAATACATTCCAACGGTTTACGATTTCATGATGTTACTCGGAACCTTCGGTATCTTCTTCACTATGTTCCTTCTCTTCTGTAGATTACTTCCTGTAATCGCGATTGCGGAAGTGAAAACAGTAATGCCTCATAAAGATGGAGGTCATCATTAATGTATACTCCTAAGAAAGAACAGTTTCATACTTTCGAAGAAACAGAGCATGGAGTTTTCGGATTATTCGATACTCCTGCTCAGATCATAGACGCGGCTCAAAAAACAAAGGAGAAGGGTTACACCAACTTCGATTGTTTTACTCCGTATCCTGTTCACGGATTGGATGATGCAATGGGCCTTCCTCGTTCCGGACTTCCTTGGGTAACCTTCTTCATGGGAATTTTTGGATGCACTGTCGGCTTTGGTATGCAGTATTTAACTCATAAATACGATTGGCCGATCAATATCTCCGGAAAAAGTTTCAACGCTTGGTTTGCGTATATTCCGATCACATTCGAGTTTACAGTGTTCATGGCTGGACTTTCCACAGCTGCAGCTTTGTTCTTCCTGGCTAAACTTCCAAGAACCGGTCGTAAGGTTTTACATCCGGACATCACTACCGACAAATTTGCACTTTGGATCCCTTCCAACTCTGCGAATTATTCAGAAGGTTCAGTGACCGACTTTATCAAAGGCCTCGGCTCTAAACATGTCGAGACGGTGAAATAGGAGAATTTTGATGATTTCACTGCAAAGAATTTTTGCTCTTTCTCTCGCAGGTTTGATACTTTGGAACTGCGAGTCTAAGACTCCTCCTATGGAGTATATGCCGGATATGGCTGACTCTCCAGCAAGAGAAGCACAGGAAGCGGACTCTAATTTTCCGAATAATACTTCCTTACGCCTTCCTCCAGTAGGAGCAGTTCCTCAGGGATATTTCCCTTACGAGTATGCCGGTTGGACTCAAAGCTTGGATGCTCTCCCAAACAAGGGACTTGCGAATCCTATTAAAGGAGATCTGGCTACTCTTCAAAAAGGGGAGATCAAATACCAAACGTATTGTAGTCCTTGTCACGGCGTTAGAGGACAAGGAAACGGTACCGTAGTAGGTCCTGCTCCACGTTTGAATATGGCTCAATCTGACGGAAGCCCGATGGCTGCATTAACATCTGCAACCGCTAGAGCTTATTCCGACGGACAGATCTATCATATCATCACCGAAGGAAAAGGAGCTATGAAAAGTTACGCTTCTCAAGTTCCTTCCGATGATCGTTGGAAAATCATATTATATGTTCGTAAATTACAAGAATACGACAACAGAACGGCTGGTAAATAATGGAAGTTAAAGTAGAACAAAACTTAATCAACTTTAAGTTGGATTCCAAAACCAGAAACGCTCTGGTCGGAATGATCCTCGTAGGTTTGGCGAGCATTGGTCTTGCGGCTTTCGGTCTTGGACATCCTGAACTTCGTCATGAAGGCGGCCATTCCAACCCGGCTTGGTCCGCATACTTAGTCGGTGTATTCTTCATTTTGGGAATTACACTTGCAGGGATCTTCTTCACCTCTTTGGCACATATCACCGGTGCTCATTGGCCGGTAACTCTACGTAGAATTTCCGAAGCGTATGGATTGTTCGTTCCGGTTGCAGCGGTACTTCTTCTTGTTCTGATCTTGGGAGCTCATGATCTATACGAGTGGACTCACGCTGAAGCGGTAGAAGCTGATAAACTTCTTAAACACAAAAAACCGCTCTTAAACATCGGATTTTTCTCCGTGATGGTGGTTGTTTTAGGAGCAGCTTGGTCCGCATTCGGATATCTTTTCTATAAGAGATCCGTTTCCCAAGACAGCGACAAAGACGTGGCACATACGCAGTTCAATGCGAAGTTAGCCGGAGGATATATCATATTCTTCGCACTTTCCTTCTCCTTAGTTTCCATCATGTTGGTAATGTCTCTTACTCCTCACTGGTTCTCCACCATGTTCGGAGTTTACTGCTTCGCGGGAGCTTATCAGGCAGGACTTTCTTCTTTCGTGATCATGGCGTATTATCTGAAGAAGAGAGGATTTTTAGGAAACCTGGTGAATGAGAACCATATCCATGACTTAGGAAAATTCATACTCGGTTTCACGGTATTCTGGGCTTATGTTGGTTTCTCTCAGTTCATGTTGATCTGGTATGCTTCCATTCCGGAAGAAACTTTCTTCTATGAGCAAAGGTTAACCGGCGGATGGGAATATCTGACTTTAGCATTGCCTGCAATCAAGTTTGCAGTGCCTTTCATGCTCTTGTTAAACCGCCCGAATAAAAGAGACATCGATTTCCTAATGAAAGTTTCTCTTTGGGTCATCTTCACTCAAGCTACTGAAATTTTCTGGCTGGTTTACCCTGCTAATTTCGTGGACTTCTCCTTTGGAGGATACCTGGTATCTCTGGGATCCGTAGTAGGAGTGATCGGATTATTCGGTCTGGTAGTTCTGAAAAGATTGGAAAAAGCTCCTTTGATCCCTGTGGGAGATCCGAGATTGGAAGAAGCTTTACACCATCACCAATAAGGAAAAGGATCATGAAAAAATTAGCATTAAATATTACGATCCTCGGAATTGCAGCTCTCGCATTGGGAGCATGCTCCAACACTGCTCAAATCGTGGGGAATATCAACTGCCCTACATTAGAAAAAGATAAGTTGGATCCTAAAGTTGGAATTCTTTCCGATGACCAATCAAATCCTGTTCCTGTGGAATTCCTTCCTGTCGGAACTGTAGTAAAGGTTTATGATTACAGAAACCATTACTATATCGCGAAAAAATTGGTACGTATCAAAACCGAGAAAAACGAAGGTTGGGTAGATCCAGTTTGTTTGGTAGTCGCTCAGAATCCTGACGATTCCGTTTTCAAATGGGGATATCGTTCCGATTATAAACCTTTCTTGGACAGAGAAGATAGAGATAGATATAATCATAAAAACGATCCTAATGCAGGACCTGATTCAAAAGGAAGATCTGCAGACGGATTCGAGTATGATATTTATAAGAACCTTCCAAAAGACAAGGTTCCTCTTGCCGATCTGGCACCTGAGCTGAAAAAGTAAAAGAAGAACGTTCTTTTATCCGTTTCAAAATTCACAAAACCCCCTCCGGACAAAGGTTCGTTGGGGGATTTTTTTTATATTGGTCTTCTGCCATAATATTTTTTCCTTTTATACATTTCATAATTATCATTTATGGATCGTTCGAGGTTTGTAGATGATCAAATATAAGAAAAAATTGATATTGGTGATTACCCTATTTGGGATATTGGGATGCAACGCTCATTATTTCGTAAAATATCCCGATGAGAGCATAACTGTTCCGGTAGCTTTAAAGAAAAACGTTAAAATCGCTTATGTAGGTTTTGTTCCGTTTCGTTCTTTCGTTTCGGGAGTTTCCGGAAGGACAACCACGTATACGGCGGTTCTAGATAAGAGTAAACGTCTCTCCTTATCTGAAACGATCGCTAAACCAGCTCATGCTTTAAAAAGTAACGGGATACGTAATGACGTTCCTAAAGAGAAAGTGCAAAAATTCATTTCCGATTACCTTACTATAGTCAAAAAATCGGGTACTGAGGAATTAATTCATATAGTCGAACCGGTGAAGGACGGCAAAAAGACCGAAGACGGTAAAGATTCTTACACTGCTTATCTTAGAAATTTAGACGTAGATTATATAGTTGTAGGCGCTTTAAGTCCCGCATTTGAGGACATGAACTTTGCCTTAGCTTTTCCTCATTTGTTTAGCACTCTCTTCTCTATGGTGACCTTGGGTATATTCCCTTCATTTCAATGGGGGAATGCCGCTATAGATGTCAAGGTATATGATAAGAATTTAAATCAGGTTTGGCAAAAGGAATACGATGCATCCTATACAGTATTACGCGCTTTATGGATATCTTCTTATCCTAAAGAATGTTCGGAAAGGTTAAGTTGTATGGTGAAACAAAGAGAAGCTGTTCCTGGGTTCGTATATAGGGATCTGCTCCCACAAGTGGAATCCGACGTTTCCAATTTTGTAACTTCAAATTAATAAAATAATCTGATTTCCGGCTCCAAAAGCTTATTTATAAGAATGGGGCCGGAAATAAAAAACAAAAATAAAAAGACGGGATCAAGCCGATTTTATAAACATACGATTTGAATAAAAATGAATCAGATCCGCAAATTCGCCAGAATCCTATTACTTCTATTTTTTTCCTGTTCTATCATTTTTCATACGATCATTA
This genomic interval carries:
- a CDS encoding DUF3341 domain-containing protein; the encoded protein is MYTPKKEQFHTFEETEHGVFGLFDTPAQIIDAAQKTKEKGYTNFDCFTPYPVHGLDDAMGLPRSGLPWVTFFMGIFGCTVGFGMQYLTHKYDWPINISGKSFNAWFAYIPITFEFTVFMAGLSTAAALFFLAKLPRTGRKVLHPDITTDKFALWIPSNSANYSEGSVTDFIKGLGSKHVETVK
- a CDS encoding c-type cytochrome — its product is MISLQRIFALSLAGLILWNCESKTPPMEYMPDMADSPAREAQEADSNFPNNTSLRLPPVGAVPQGYFPYEYAGWTQSLDALPNKGLANPIKGDLATLQKGEIKYQTYCSPCHGVRGQGNGTVVGPAPRLNMAQSDGSPMAALTSATARAYSDGQIYHIITEGKGAMKSYASQVPSDDRWKIILYVRKLQEYDNRTAGK
- a CDS encoding Lp29 family lipoprotein; protein product: MIKYKKKLILVITLFGILGCNAHYFVKYPDESITVPVALKKNVKIAYVGFVPFRSFVSGVSGRTTTYTAVLDKSKRLSLSETIAKPAHALKSNGIRNDVPKEKVQKFISDYLTIVKKSGTEELIHIVEPVKDGKKTEDGKDSYTAYLRNLDVDYIVVGALSPAFEDMNFALAFPHLFSTLFSMVTLGIFPSFQWGNAAIDVKVYDKNLNQVWQKEYDASYTVLRALWISSYPKECSERLSCMVKQREAVPGFVYRDLLPQVESDVSNFVTSN
- a CDS encoding TAT-variant-translocated molybdopterin oxidoreductase; this encodes MDKKNFQKEKKAHWLSLELKDNEKETKDLARSEFFTSPDPVIARIKSGEFDRKTFLKLMGAGVAMTSLNCVRKPVEKIVPYVDLKTDEGTFDFVKHGQSYYYATAFNGTGYLVRSKDGRPLKLEGNEDHPVSQGALGASGQAAIFDLYDPDRAQGPAAISGGKVENIQWAALDSKVQEALSKNKGNTVIVTRPLDSPSTKAIIADFLKAVGGGQHLEISITSPEDAISKAQAASYGKALVPNYNFELANTILSIDCDFMGGWLSPEEHQKDFAKRRNLRDGAKDLNYFIAAESIPTMSGSNADLRLPIRPGDQSKLALAIAAGLGELGANAKDVTGASTVESLANDLGVSAEGIRKTAKSLWSNKGRSLVVAGGLAASTKEAVDLQILVNFLNSTLDNDGKTVDYASPKKEGLADYSGNLNKLTEALKQTKVGVLFLYDTNLVYQAGDSWKDLLHRAALTVSLTDRADETALASNYLASTTHFLESWGDSEGTKGIFSIQQPAIRPLFNTRSFEDSLIAFAGGSLANEKSFYEYVKNSWTKKLGSKLKWEDLLRVGTTVRAKDRRKTASATRGFNKAALKKPAGYPAGIRLALYETSSIGDGRAANNSLLQELPDPVTKVTWDNYVILSPGLAKEKGIQSNDVVSVKTTKGSIELPAQVQPGMHKDTIGIAVGYGRTAAGKVGNEVGKNAYVLAEDGVFSGISVTSLEKTGKTYKLACTQHHHVLSPGFGYEDRPLVQSTSLEEWKKNPSSGVKESEIPKIKKDGKMVYAVGANPVHEYPGYKWGMAIDLTACTGCGSCVIACQVENNIPVVGRDEVRVGREMHWLRIDRYYIGDPEKPEDLQIAHQPMLCQQCDNAPCETVCPVMATVHSSEGINDMVYNRCVGTRYCSNNCPYKVRRYNWAQHWYNDTGAEKGSRTPRYLGLNPDVTVRGRGVMEKCNFCSSRIAEKKIQAKNEGRTLKDGELKTACQQSCAADAISFGNTNDKTSTVSKLSADPRSFRVLEYLNVGPAVAYLTRVRA
- the nrfD gene encoding NrfD/PsrC family molybdoenzyme membrane anchor subunit, whose protein sequence is MPNAIKEALDIQPLVTGGKSVRDVTEDILKPVEAFPTSLWWKAFILALTITVIDLGIIGYLVYEGLYILGINNPVGWGFFIVNFVFWIGIGHAGTLISAVLYLFRQEWRTGINRAAEAMTIFAVLTAASTLIIHIGRPWMGFWLFPYPNERGPLWVNFRSPLIWDTFAVSTYLSISLVFWYIGLIPDIAAVRDRATTPLRRKVYDILSFGWVGSNKAWSHLETVAMILAALSTPLVLSVHTIVSFDFAVSIVPGWHTTIFPPYFVAGAIFSGFAMVVTLMVIAREVFQLKDYITMKHLENMNKVIMVTGLIVGLAYSTEFFMAWYSGNEYEGFTFVNRAFGPYGWAYFIMFSCNVFAPQVFWSKKLRNSIPVMFIVSIIVNIGMWFERFVIVMTLHADFLPSSWDKYIPTVYDFMMLLGTFGIFFTMFLLFCRLLPVIAIAEVKTVMPHKDGGHH
- a CDS encoding Lsa16 family lipoprotein adhesin; the protein is MKKLALNITILGIAALALGACSNTAQIVGNINCPTLEKDKLDPKVGILSDDQSNPVPVEFLPVGTVVKVYDYRNHYYIAKKLVRIKTEKNEGWVDPVCLVVAQNPDDSVFKWGYRSDYKPFLDREDRDRYNHKNDPNAGPDSKGRSADGFEYDIYKNLPKDKVPLADLAPELKK